The following proteins are co-located in the Pedobacter sp. FW305-3-2-15-E-R2A2 genome:
- a CDS encoding AGE family epimerase/isomerase, giving the protein MNYTKEHLEELCQFYKQQLLNDTVPFWFPRSVDTEFGGYLLMRDQDGTLIDDDKAVWIQGRAAWLLSTLYTTFEAKAEWLTAAKSGIDFLNKYCFDTDGQMFFHVTRDGKPIRKRRYYFSETFAVIANAAYAKASGDPEAAEKARYLFGKCIEYSSKKGLLPPKFTDTRPAKGIGVPMIMMNTAQQLRETIGDPRCDEWIDYWINEIETFFVKDDIRCVMEQVAPDGSIIDHVDGRTLNPGHAIEGAWFILHEAKYRDNDPRLIDLGCRMLDYMWERGWDKEHGGILYFRDVYDKPVQEYWQDMKFWWPHNEVIIATLLAYTMTGDEKYAKWHKMVHDYSYKHFHDKENGEWFGYLHKDGSLAQTAKGNLFKGPFHLPRQEWYCATLLEEYLQKETKV; this is encoded by the coding sequence ATGAACTATACCAAAGAGCACTTAGAAGAGCTTTGTCAATTCTATAAACAACAATTATTAAATGATACGGTTCCCTTTTGGTTTCCCAGATCTGTAGATACCGAATTTGGAGGTTATCTCCTGATGCGTGATCAGGATGGAACATTGATCGACGACGATAAAGCCGTATGGATTCAAGGCCGGGCAGCCTGGTTGCTGTCTACTTTGTACACTACTTTTGAAGCCAAAGCCGAATGGCTGACGGCTGCTAAATCGGGAATAGATTTTCTCAATAAATATTGCTTTGATACAGACGGACAGATGTTCTTCCATGTCACACGAGATGGAAAACCGATCCGTAAACGACGGTATTACTTTTCAGAAACTTTCGCGGTAATTGCCAATGCAGCCTATGCAAAAGCAAGCGGAGATCCTGAAGCGGCCGAAAAAGCCCGCTACCTGTTCGGGAAATGTATCGAATACTCCAGCAAGAAAGGCCTGCTTCCGCCGAAGTTTACGGATACCAGGCCTGCCAAAGGAATTGGTGTTCCGATGATTATGATGAATACCGCACAACAGCTCAGAGAAACTATTGGTGATCCGAGATGTGACGAATGGATTGACTATTGGATCAATGAGATTGAGACTTTTTTCGTGAAAGACGATATCCGCTGTGTGATGGAGCAGGTGGCACCGGATGGAAGCATTATCGACCATGTTGACGGAAGAACATTAAACCCGGGCCATGCGATAGAAGGGGCCTGGTTTATCCTTCATGAGGCCAAATACAGGGACAATGATCCCCGGCTGATCGATCTTGGTTGCCGGATGCTGGACTATATGTGGGAGCGGGGATGGGACAAGGAACATGGCGGAATCCTGTATTTCAGAGATGTTTACGATAAACCGGTACAGGAGTACTGGCAGGATATGAAATTCTGGTGGCCACATAATGAGGTGATCATCGCAACCTTACTGGCCTATACCATGACCGGAGATGAAAAGTATGCGAAATGGCATAAAATGGTTCATGACTATTCCTATAAACATTTCCACGATAAAGAAAACGGAGAATGGTTCGGGTACCTGCATAAAGATGGAAGTCTGGCTCAAACCGCAAAAGGAAACCTGTTTAAAGGACCTTTCCATCTCCCAAGACAGGAATGGTATTGTGCGACACTATTGGAAGAATACCTGCAGAAAGAAACCAAGGTATGA
- a CDS encoding LLM class flavin-dependent oxidoreductase yields the protein MELGIDSFAAKFNIDGPDAPTDATAIAQLLERIEYADQSGIDVFGIGEHHRREFLDSAPSNILAAAAGRTKNIRLTSAVTVLSAADPVRAFQDFATLDLISQGRAEMVVGRGSFTDAFPLFGYKLQDYDQLFTEKLDLLLQIRDHEKVTWSGQFRPALVNQSIYPRPVQEKLPIWLGVGGTPQSFARAGMLGLPLMVAIIGGQTHQFRPLVDLYRKAGKEAGFSEDQLKVGIHSLGYVAEGSQQAEDEFYPGYAKSMTNIGKERGWPPMTRDRFESQLGPQGALLVGSPEEIAAKILRHSEALGGVSRFTFQMDTGNLSHEQQLKSINLIGTAVAPLLKK from the coding sequence ATGGAATTAGGAATAGACAGTTTTGCAGCGAAGTTTAATATAGATGGGCCGGATGCCCCGACTGACGCAACAGCTATTGCGCAGTTACTGGAAAGGATTGAATATGCCGATCAATCGGGAATTGATGTTTTCGGAATCGGGGAACACCACAGGCGTGAGTTTCTGGATTCAGCACCCAGTAATATTCTTGCTGCCGCAGCCGGCAGAACAAAAAACATCAGGTTAACCAGTGCGGTAACGGTTTTGAGTGCCGCTGATCCGGTTCGCGCCTTTCAGGATTTTGCAACCCTGGATCTGATTTCTCAAGGTCGTGCGGAGATGGTCGTTGGCCGTGGTTCATTTACGGATGCTTTCCCATTATTTGGATATAAACTTCAGGATTACGATCAGCTGTTTACCGAAAAACTCGATTTGTTACTACAGATCCGTGACCATGAAAAAGTAACCTGGTCGGGTCAGTTTCGCCCGGCTTTAGTGAATCAGTCGATCTATCCAAGACCGGTTCAGGAGAAATTGCCGATCTGGCTTGGTGTTGGTGGTACGCCACAATCTTTTGCCCGTGCAGGAATGCTTGGATTGCCATTGATGGTAGCGATTATTGGCGGCCAGACACACCAGTTCCGCCCTCTGGTAGATTTATACCGTAAAGCAGGAAAAGAAGCAGGCTTTTCAGAAGATCAGCTGAAAGTGGGTATCCACTCCCTTGGATATGTGGCCGAAGGAAGTCAGCAAGCAGAGGATGAGTTCTATCCCGGATATGCTAAATCCATGACCAATATTGGTAAGGAACGCGGATGGCCACCAATGACCAGGGATCGTTTTGAATCTCAGTTGGGTCCTCAGGGCGCACTTTTAGTGGGTAGTCCCGAAGAAATAGCTGCAAAAATCCTTAGGCATTCGGAAGCACTCGGCGGTGTATCGAGGTTTACTTTCCAAATGGATACCGGGAATTTATCCCATGAGCAACAACTAAAATCCATCAATCTGATTGGTACAGCGGTAGCACCACTGTTAAAAAAATAA
- a CDS encoding FecR family protein: MKQPELTIEELLNDTEFIDYCLTEGTQVPDKWRQQLLDHPQEQKTFEKAKTCIWLLEGKMPEELIEAKQLNFIALFRKVQQEKAKKGPPYLWIGIAASLFLVFSTAIILFKTRTRPQSTYENLAGRSVEAGKGSQKSITLADGTEAIIYPGAKLLISDDYNDDFREVAVYGQVYFKIFPQKDKPFIAYSKHTTTTALGTAFYVRDFKNALQSAVILVNGNVKVQPPGIQQAEILEPGTMMLVNNKTSAAEKRTVSKQELNELLEQKLYFNDSNTINVIDKLEICYGAEIDISRCHGELKKITGDYSGQPLSNILSSIAYINHLSWRIDEEQHIIFEPLP; the protein is encoded by the coding sequence ATGAAACAGCCTGAACTTACGATTGAAGAATTACTGAACGATACTGAATTTATAGATTACTGTTTAACGGAAGGTACGCAGGTTCCCGACAAATGGCGGCAACAGCTCCTGGATCATCCTCAGGAGCAGAAAACCTTTGAAAAAGCAAAGACATGTATATGGTTGCTGGAAGGGAAAATGCCGGAAGAGCTCATCGAAGCGAAGCAGCTTAACTTCATCGCATTGTTTAGAAAAGTACAGCAGGAAAAGGCTAAAAAAGGCCCTCCATACTTGTGGATAGGAATTGCCGCTTCCTTGTTCCTTGTATTCAGTACGGCCATTATTCTTTTTAAAACCAGAACGCGGCCGCAAAGTACTTATGAGAATTTAGCAGGAAGATCTGTTGAAGCAGGGAAGGGAAGCCAAAAAAGTATTACCCTGGCGGATGGTACGGAAGCGATTATTTATCCCGGCGCGAAATTGCTCATCTCTGATGATTACAATGATGATTTCAGGGAAGTTGCCGTTTACGGGCAGGTGTATTTTAAAATCTTCCCTCAGAAAGACAAACCTTTCATCGCTTATAGTAAGCATACCACGACGACTGCATTGGGAACGGCTTTCTATGTCCGGGATTTTAAAAACGCCCTGCAATCGGCTGTCATCCTGGTCAACGGTAACGTAAAAGTACAACCGCCCGGAATTCAGCAGGCCGAAATTCTGGAGCCTGGAACGATGATGCTGGTCAACAATAAAACCAGCGCTGCCGAGAAAAGAACGGTAAGCAAACAGGAACTGAACGAACTGCTGGAGCAGAAGCTGTATTTCAACGACAGCAATACGATCAATGTGATCGATAAGCTGGAGATCTGCTATGGCGCAGAAATCGATATCAGTCGTTGTCATGGCGAATTGAAGAAAATTACTGGTGATTATTCCGGTCAGCCGCTTTCCAATATCCTGAGTTCCATTGCCTATATCAACCACCTGAGCTGGAGGATTGATGAGGAACAGCACATTATTTTCGAACCATTGCCATAA
- a CDS encoding beta-N-acetylhexosaminidase: MRFRKFVIFALLAFLADISIAQPLWKTAERPALIPLPQQLNWEKETFDLKACKFIVLKHKSLMEEAVILKKMLANLGLNLKISMNPVKGSSFILLDTGKVEKVTFPEESYQIQVNAKKITLLGFNRKGLFYSFQTLRQLAGKAQSIPACTIVDWPAFSWRGYMADVGRNFQPVALLKQQIEVMATYKLNVFHLHLTEDIAWRLESKLYPQLHAPENMLRNKGNYYTEAEMKELIAFCKARHIQLIPEIDMPGHSAAFKRAMKTEMQSDTGLRIVKNIITEFCQTYDLPYLHIGADEVRITNANFLPEVTATLEKLNKKMIGWEPGGNFTEGTIRQLWMEDATKVSRNKNIRYIDSRHLYLNHMDPLESVVTIFNRQIANLDQGNENALGGIICNWPDRRIAKAADALIQNPVYPAMLAFAERSWRGGGKSGWIANIGRPESEDAIRFAVFENRLLRHKELYFSGLPFPYVRQSGMKWKFFGPFTNAGDLSASFMPEQQGQDKDQLPAAFEAVGGTIILRHWWAPEVKGELENPQENTTWYAYTKLWADQEGSKEFWIGFNNLSRSYASDSPEKGSWDHRKSGIQVNGVPIAPPDWAQPGLKGDLEIPLTDEGYEFRKPTKVRLKKGWNEVLIKLPIGSFKGADWKNPQKWMFTMVPY, from the coding sequence ATGAGGTTCCGGAAATTTGTCATCTTTGCACTTTTAGCTTTTTTAGCGGATATTTCAATTGCACAACCGCTGTGGAAAACCGCAGAACGGCCTGCTTTAATCCCTTTACCTCAGCAACTGAATTGGGAAAAAGAGACATTTGACCTGAAGGCCTGCAAGTTTATTGTATTAAAGCACAAGAGCCTGATGGAGGAGGCCGTTATCCTGAAAAAGATGCTGGCCAACCTTGGATTAAACCTGAAAATCAGCATGAACCCGGTTAAGGGATCCTCCTTTATTCTGCTGGATACCGGAAAGGTAGAAAAGGTAACCTTTCCGGAAGAATCCTATCAGATTCAGGTGAATGCAAAGAAAATCACACTTCTTGGATTCAATAGAAAAGGCCTGTTCTATAGTTTTCAAACTTTGCGGCAATTGGCAGGTAAAGCGCAAAGCATCCCCGCCTGTACAATCGTAGATTGGCCTGCTTTCTCCTGGCGGGGATACATGGCAGATGTGGGCCGGAACTTCCAGCCTGTTGCTTTGTTAAAACAGCAGATTGAGGTCATGGCGACTTATAAATTAAATGTTTTTCATCTTCACCTGACAGAAGACATCGCCTGGAGACTGGAAAGTAAACTTTATCCTCAGCTCCACGCGCCGGAAAATATGCTTCGAAACAAAGGAAATTATTATACTGAGGCAGAAATGAAGGAGCTGATTGCCTTTTGTAAAGCACGGCATATTCAATTGATTCCTGAAATTGACATGCCGGGACATAGTGCGGCCTTCAAAAGAGCGATGAAAACAGAGATGCAAAGCGATACAGGTCTTCGCATCGTCAAAAATATCATTACTGAATTTTGTCAGACTTATGACCTTCCTTACCTGCACATTGGGGCGGATGAGGTCAGGATCACGAATGCAAACTTTCTTCCGGAGGTCACTGCAACCCTTGAAAAGCTAAATAAGAAGATGATTGGATGGGAACCCGGCGGGAATTTTACAGAAGGCACGATCCGTCAGCTCTGGATGGAGGATGCGACCAAAGTAAGCCGGAATAAAAATATCCGGTACATTGATTCCAGGCACCTTTACCTGAACCATATGGATCCTTTGGAGAGCGTCGTTACTATTTTTAACAGACAAATTGCCAACCTGGATCAGGGGAATGAAAATGCGCTGGGTGGGATTATCTGCAACTGGCCTGACCGCAGGATCGCCAAAGCAGCAGATGCATTGATTCAGAATCCGGTTTATCCGGCAATGCTGGCCTTTGCAGAACGAAGCTGGAGAGGAGGAGGAAAGTCAGGCTGGATTGCCAACATTGGCCGGCCGGAATCGGAGGATGCCATCCGCTTTGCCGTTTTTGAAAATCGTTTACTACGCCATAAGGAATTGTATTTCTCCGGGCTTCCATTTCCCTATGTCCGCCAGTCGGGAATGAAATGGAAGTTTTTTGGTCCTTTTACCAATGCAGGGGACTTGTCTGCTTCCTTTATGCCGGAACAACAGGGACAGGATAAAGACCAGCTTCCGGCCGCTTTCGAAGCGGTTGGCGGAACGATCATCCTGAGGCATTGGTGGGCGCCGGAGGTAAAAGGCGAACTGGAAAACCCTCAGGAAAATACCACCTGGTATGCTTATACGAAGTTATGGGCTGATCAGGAGGGAAGTAAAGAGTTTTGGATTGGGTTCAATAACTTGTCGCGCTCTTATGCTTCCGATTCGCCGGAGAAAGGAAGCTGGGACCATCGTAAAAGTGGTATACAGGTAAACGGAGTGCCGATCGCTCCGCCGGATTGGGCCCAACCGGGATTAAAAGGAGATCTGGAAATTCCATTAACCGATGAGGGATATGAATTCCGGAAGCCCACAAAAGTCAGGTTAAAAAAAGGCTGGAACGAAGTCCTGATCAAGCTTCCTATAGGCTCCTTTAAGGGGGCTGACTGGAAAAATCCCCAAAAATGGATGTTTACGATGGTACCTTATTGA
- a CDS encoding SGNH/GDSL hydrolase family protein, with protein MKRYFLILTLTMISGILSIIPGGFCVAQSNIGFKSWNPVNDTLNVIQGRGWSKGFKSDYDRLPASAEKQVRKAVWNLAENSAGLTLRFRTNAENIVVKFAVKGALQMPHMPATGVSGVDLYAKDLNGKWLWCAGKFSFGDTISYRFNQISGNDQHLKDREYTLYLPLYNSVSWLEIEVPEASDFKALPVNPEQPIVVYGTSIAQGACASRPGMAWTSILGRKLDRQLVNLGFSGNGMLEPEVLDYITQIDARLYVLDCLPNMTGNKMTDATFRKRIANAVASIQLKRPGIPILLTEHDGYSEAAMQPMKKTEYERVNMLLNLTVDSLKKAGVKKIYLLSKAETGQDIESMVDGVHPNDLGMMNYANAYERKIKAIFEEAEGANSTMIPRTQRRDAATYDWETRHREVLKYAATQHPEMVLIGNSITHFWGGMPEGPVARGKKSWSTYFGGPKTVNMGFGWDRIENVLWRIYHGELDGFSARQIVLMIGTNNLEVNTDEEMVAGLDFLLQAIRSRQAGSGILCMGILPRRGMELRVSNLNKKIALMAKKKGVPYADAGTLFLKSNQQIDESLFSDGLHPNENGYERLGKFISSRITLKK; from the coding sequence ATGAAAAGATACTTTTTGATCCTGACCCTGACGATGATCTCCGGCATTCTGTCCATAATCCCGGGCGGGTTTTGTGTGGCACAAAGCAACATTGGCTTCAAATCATGGAATCCGGTAAACGACACGCTGAATGTGATCCAGGGAAGGGGCTGGTCTAAGGGCTTTAAAAGTGATTACGACCGATTGCCGGCCAGTGCGGAAAAGCAGGTCAGGAAAGCAGTCTGGAATTTGGCGGAAAACAGTGCAGGATTAACTTTAAGGTTCAGAACAAACGCAGAAAATATTGTCGTTAAATTTGCAGTTAAAGGCGCGCTTCAGATGCCTCATATGCCTGCTACAGGCGTAAGTGGGGTAGATTTGTATGCCAAAGACCTGAATGGAAAATGGCTTTGGTGTGCGGGAAAATTTTCCTTCGGTGATACCATTAGCTATCGGTTTAACCAGATTTCCGGGAATGACCAGCACCTGAAAGACAGGGAGTATACCTTGTACCTACCTTTATACAACAGCGTCAGTTGGCTCGAGATTGAAGTGCCGGAAGCGAGCGATTTTAAGGCATTGCCGGTAAATCCGGAGCAACCAATTGTGGTTTACGGGACTTCCATCGCTCAGGGAGCATGTGCGTCGCGCCCGGGGATGGCCTGGACTTCCATTTTAGGAAGGAAGCTGGACCGGCAGCTGGTCAATCTTGGTTTTTCGGGAAATGGGATGCTGGAACCTGAAGTACTGGATTATATCACACAGATCGATGCCAGGTTATATGTACTGGATTGTCTGCCAAATATGACCGGTAATAAGATGACTGATGCCACGTTCAGGAAGAGAATTGCGAATGCCGTAGCAAGCATTCAGCTCAAAAGACCCGGAATCCCTATTCTCTTAACGGAACATGATGGATATTCGGAAGCAGCCATGCAGCCAATGAAGAAAACGGAATATGAAAGGGTGAACATGCTGCTGAATTTGACAGTTGATTCCCTGAAAAAAGCAGGAGTAAAGAAGATTTACCTGCTTTCAAAAGCGGAAACCGGACAGGATATAGAGAGTATGGTGGATGGGGTGCATCCGAATGATCTGGGCATGATGAATTATGCAAATGCTTACGAAAGGAAAATCAAAGCCATTTTTGAAGAAGCAGAAGGGGCAAACTCCACGATGATCCCACGCACACAAAGAAGGGATGCCGCTACCTATGATTGGGAGACCCGTCATCGTGAAGTACTGAAATATGCTGCCACACAGCATCCGGAAATGGTGCTCATCGGAAATTCTATTACCCATTTCTGGGGAGGGATGCCCGAAGGACCTGTTGCAAGGGGGAAAAAATCATGGTCAACCTATTTCGGTGGGCCTAAGACCGTCAATATGGGCTTCGGCTGGGACCGCATTGAAAATGTCTTATGGCGGATTTACCATGGAGAATTGGATGGTTTTTCTGCCCGGCAGATCGTGCTGATGATTGGGACCAATAACCTGGAAGTCAATACCGACGAGGAGATGGTGGCAGGACTGGATTTTCTGTTGCAGGCCATCCGTTCCAGACAAGCTGGATCGGGGATATTGTGCATGGGAATCCTGCCGCGCCGGGGGATGGAACTCCGGGTTTCAAATCTCAATAAAAAAATCGCACTGATGGCTAAGAAGAAAGGAGTTCCATATGCAGATGCAGGAACACTCTTTTTAAAATCAAATCAACAGATTGATGAATCATTGTTTAGCGATGGTTTACATCCAAATGAGAACGGATATGAGCGTTTGGGGAAATTTATCAGTAGCCGCATCACCCTAAAAAAATAG
- a CDS encoding FCD domain-containing protein, giving the protein MELLESIKLVDTSSLVDRVEANLVQLLQVKKLKIGDSIPTEMELCTSLGVSRTVVREALLRLRMMGLIESKKKRGMIITSPDLFGILRKSMNPHILDEETLKEIFEIRLVLEIGMADFLFNRITADDIKDLKEIIEKQPETPKDYIFEIEHEITFHGKLYEIAGNKTLKNFQKMLLPIFDYVHNSGLLKESVNISKFVSHKGLVDILENGSPELFRNAMRNHLETHFQRLF; this is encoded by the coding sequence ATGGAGCTTCTTGAATCTATTAAACTCGTTGATACCAGTTCTCTTGTCGATCGTGTAGAGGCCAATTTAGTTCAGCTGCTACAAGTAAAAAAACTGAAAATCGGCGACAGTATTCCGACAGAAATGGAACTCTGTACTTCCCTGGGTGTGAGCCGGACGGTAGTAAGAGAAGCCCTTTTACGATTGAGGATGATGGGATTAATTGAATCTAAAAAAAAGCGGGGAATGATCATCACCAGCCCCGATCTGTTTGGAATCCTCAGAAAAAGCATGAACCCTCACATCCTGGATGAGGAGACGTTAAAGGAAATTTTTGAAATCCGCCTGGTCTTAGAAATTGGAATGGCTGATTTCTTATTTAACCGCATCACTGCCGATGACATTAAAGATTTGAAAGAAATCATTGAAAAACAACCCGAAACACCAAAAGACTATATTTTTGAAATAGAACATGAGATCACTTTTCATGGAAAATTATATGAGATCGCAGGGAATAAAACCTTAAAGAACTTCCAGAAAATGCTGTTGCCCATCTTTGATTACGTACACAATAGCGGTCTGCTCAAAGAATCGGTGAACATTTCTAAGTTTGTATCTCATAAAGGCCTGGTCGACATTCTGGAAAATGGTTCTCCTGAATTGTTCAGGAATGCCATGCGGAACCATCTGGAAACTCATTTCCAGCGATTGTTCTAA
- a CDS encoding DUF6266 family protein, with protein sequence MGKLVGGPFGMLHGRVGNLVAYVLNGENIMRKIGKSSKPLTPARRANCEKMTVVNHFLQPALPFIQLGFRFEAAGTNRNAYNEAVSYNKMNALQGAYPDISIDYSKVLLSKGELPAAKQVQIEKTEHGIAFTWDTSDISSQRRHDRTMLLVSFPELGLVSYHPSGSKRIEGKDLLYFDQDYKEEHMEVYISFVNAEGTQVSDSVYAGAFDAVQPEIPEIESKDQEETLPALQIKADTLQNRKVVKQKGKLPKNRARQKNSGPAPLSKRTAPS encoded by the coding sequence ATGGGAAAATTAGTAGGTGGTCCGTTCGGAATGCTCCATGGACGGGTCGGAAATCTGGTCGCTTATGTGCTCAATGGAGAGAACATCATGAGAAAGATCGGCAAGAGCAGTAAACCTTTAACGCCGGCAAGGAGGGCGAATTGTGAAAAAATGACCGTGGTGAACCATTTTTTACAACCAGCACTTCCTTTTATCCAGCTGGGCTTTCGGTTCGAAGCAGCCGGAACCAATAGAAATGCCTATAATGAGGCTGTTTCTTATAACAAAATGAATGCCCTTCAGGGAGCCTATCCAGACATCAGTATCGATTACAGTAAAGTACTGCTGAGTAAAGGGGAACTTCCTGCTGCGAAACAAGTTCAGATTGAAAAAACGGAGCATGGAATCGCATTTACATGGGATACCTCGGATATTTCGAGTCAGCGCAGGCATGACCGTACAATGTTACTGGTTTCTTTTCCTGAGCTGGGCCTGGTGAGTTATCATCCAAGTGGTTCAAAGCGCATCGAAGGAAAAGACCTGCTCTATTTTGATCAGGACTATAAAGAGGAACATATGGAAGTCTATATTTCCTTTGTCAACGCCGAAGGAACCCAGGTTTCAGACAGCGTATATGCAGGTGCATTCGACGCGGTTCAACCGGAAATTCCGGAAATCGAAAGCAAAGATCAGGAAGAAACCCTGCCTGCACTGCAGATCAAGGCCGATACCCTGCAAAACAGAAAAGTAGTTAAACAAAAAGGAAAGCTGCCAAAAAACAGGGCCAGGCAGAAAAATTCCGGCCCGGCCCCTTTATCTAAGCGAACTGCGCCCTCTTGA